From a single Planctellipticum variicoloris genomic region:
- the ccsA gene encoding cytochrome c biogenesis protein produces MSASLAIDPDEVDRTDHGLPPVVEQILRPIASLKLTVGLFAAAIFIILAGTLAQVDADIWQVINEYFRTAIAWIPLQIFFPPSFFPGMPKISGGFYFPGGWLIGAVMSLNLLAAHLIRFRVQASGGRLVSGLIVLLAGMVLTYAVIQSGFNKDGVQEDHWLSYRVVWIVFQASLFCGLFGAAAGWFMTEPSRKTTRWLLAGATVVLGTGIAAMFYAGLLNQPGDASMRILWQLTKSGAAAAALLAGCILVFRKRAGVVLLHGGVGLMMFGELLVGMSAVEGQMHLKEGEVVNYVQDIRTVELAVVDPSDSQKDRVTVIPRNVLAAAADSKQPINDESLPFRVQVDQFLQNSDVRRARPADEKNPATAGLGKEWIADPVKAGTGVDTDSKVDMSAAYVTLLPKTGDTPIGTYLVGILFSSSGAADTVEVDGKPYEISLRFKRMYKPYSVKLVDVRKDDYVGTDTPRNYSSDVQLVDPDRHVDRPVHIWMNNPLRFAGETFYQSGYFKDASTGVEQTTLQVVSNTSWMIPYVSCMIVALGMLAHFAITLMRFLNRAERAPGAPIEVSVAKNLPEGVARPKAVEPVIETAEAPVWIAYGIPAVALAIGLAVIAVGLTPRKPKDDQLDLSRFGEIPVISQGRAKPLDTLARHSLLATSSRETFKDANDKTQPAIRWLMDLLTDREAVLDHRTFQIPNLEVQQLLGLEPREHFRYSPTEFLPKLKELTEEAEAARAKPAEQLSVKERKILELERKLGILDLLFQSFTMPPIRTDADHLAQDLLGAIQSQQRLLKRSTPPPLAIPPMKSAMEKPEGERSPLDSAEWETYANAAVKDIIKSQFKSESRNPAYEKFEAILAAYREKDAKSFNAAIDDYMAYLKAGEYPGLDLPKSEFEASFNRFAPFFLSRWLYVFAFVLAAFGWLTLPKTFTRAAVWLTILILMLHTYALVGRIYISGRPPVTNLYSSAVFIGWGGAVLALILERIFRNGLGVVVATVAGFLSLGVAEHLASDGTDTFAVLQAVLDTQFWLSTHVVCITLGYSTTYLAGLLGVLFVGLGVCTPLLNGKLSRDLVRMIYGTLCFSIFFSFVGTVLGGLWADDSWGRFWGWDPKENGALIIVLWNALCLHARWGGMVKDRGLALLAVAGNIAVSWSWFGVNELGVGLHSYGFREGLLMWLGVFVLSQLAVIGLGSIPRQYWLSRKSAD; encoded by the coding sequence ATGTCTGCATCGCTGGCAATCGACCCGGACGAAGTGGACCGGACCGATCATGGACTGCCGCCCGTCGTCGAGCAGATCCTGCGGCCGATCGCATCGCTGAAGCTGACGGTCGGGCTGTTCGCCGCGGCGATCTTCATCATCCTGGCCGGTACGCTGGCGCAGGTTGACGCCGACATCTGGCAGGTCATCAACGAGTATTTCCGGACGGCGATCGCCTGGATTCCGCTGCAGATCTTCTTCCCGCCCTCGTTCTTCCCCGGCATGCCGAAGATCTCCGGGGGCTTCTACTTCCCCGGCGGCTGGCTGATCGGCGCGGTCATGTCGTTGAACCTGTTGGCGGCGCACCTGATCCGCTTCCGCGTGCAGGCTTCGGGCGGGCGGCTGGTTTCGGGGCTGATCGTGCTGCTGGCGGGGATGGTGCTGACGTATGCCGTCATCCAGAGCGGTTTCAACAAGGATGGCGTCCAGGAAGATCACTGGCTGTCGTATCGCGTCGTCTGGATCGTGTTTCAGGCGAGTCTGTTCTGCGGGCTGTTCGGGGCGGCGGCGGGCTGGTTTATGACGGAGCCGTCGCGCAAGACAACCCGCTGGCTGCTGGCGGGCGCCACGGTCGTCCTGGGGACCGGGATCGCTGCGATGTTCTACGCCGGGCTGCTGAATCAGCCGGGGGACGCCTCGATGCGGATTCTGTGGCAGCTCACCAAGAGCGGCGCGGCGGCGGCGGCGCTCCTCGCCGGCTGCATTCTCGTATTCCGCAAGCGCGCAGGAGTCGTGCTGCTGCACGGCGGCGTCGGCCTGATGATGTTCGGCGAACTGCTGGTCGGCATGTCCGCCGTCGAAGGCCAGATGCACCTCAAAGAAGGCGAAGTCGTCAACTACGTGCAGGATATCCGCACGGTCGAGCTGGCCGTCGTCGATCCGTCCGATTCGCAGAAGGATCGCGTGACGGTCATTCCGAGAAACGTCCTCGCCGCGGCGGCGGACTCGAAGCAGCCGATCAACGACGAGAGTCTTCCGTTCCGGGTGCAGGTCGATCAGTTTCTGCAGAACTCGGACGTGCGTCGCGCCCGGCCGGCGGACGAGAAGAACCCGGCTACCGCAGGGCTGGGCAAAGAATGGATCGCCGATCCGGTGAAGGCCGGCACCGGTGTCGACACGGATTCCAAGGTCGACATGTCCGCGGCCTATGTGACGTTGTTGCCGAAGACGGGCGACACGCCGATCGGGACGTATCTGGTCGGCATTCTGTTTTCCAGCAGCGGGGCGGCCGACACGGTCGAAGTCGACGGCAAGCCGTACGAGATCTCACTGCGGTTCAAGCGGATGTACAAGCCGTATTCGGTCAAGCTGGTCGATGTTCGGAAGGACGACTACGTGGGGACCGATACGCCGCGGAACTACTCCTCCGACGTGCAGCTTGTCGATCCCGACCGGCATGTCGATCGCCCGGTTCACATCTGGATGAACAATCCGCTGCGGTTCGCAGGTGAGACGTTCTACCAGAGCGGCTACTTCAAAGACGCTTCGACCGGGGTCGAGCAGACGACACTGCAGGTGGTTTCGAACACGAGCTGGATGATTCCCTATGTGAGCTGCATGATCGTGGCCCTGGGGATGCTGGCCCACTTCGCGATTACGCTGATGCGGTTCCTGAACCGGGCGGAGCGCGCGCCGGGAGCGCCGATCGAAGTTTCCGTCGCAAAGAATCTGCCCGAAGGGGTGGCCCGGCCCAAGGCAGTTGAGCCGGTTATCGAAACGGCCGAGGCGCCGGTCTGGATTGCCTATGGCATCCCGGCGGTCGCGCTGGCGATCGGCCTGGCGGTCATCGCCGTCGGTCTGACGCCCCGTAAGCCGAAGGACGATCAGCTCGACTTGAGCCGGTTCGGCGAGATTCCGGTGATCTCGCAGGGACGGGCGAAGCCGCTCGACACGCTGGCGCGTCACAGCCTGCTGGCGACGTCGTCGCGAGAGACGTTCAAGGACGCCAACGACAAAACGCAGCCGGCGATTCGCTGGCTGATGGATCTGCTGACCGACCGCGAAGCCGTCCTGGACCATCGGACGTTTCAGATACCCAATCTCGAAGTCCAGCAATTGCTGGGGCTGGAGCCGCGCGAGCACTTCCGATACTCACCGACCGAGTTCCTGCCGAAGCTGAAGGAGCTGACCGAGGAGGCCGAGGCTGCCCGTGCGAAGCCGGCGGAACAGTTGTCGGTGAAGGAACGGAAGATCCTGGAGCTGGAGCGGAAGTTGGGGATTCTGGATCTGCTGTTCCAGTCGTTCACGATGCCGCCGATCCGGACGGACGCCGACCATCTCGCCCAGGATCTGCTGGGAGCGATTCAATCGCAGCAGCGGCTGCTGAAGCGGAGCACTCCGCCCCCGCTGGCGATTCCGCCGATGAAGTCCGCGATGGAGAAGCCGGAAGGCGAGCGATCCCCGCTGGATTCCGCCGAGTGGGAGACGTACGCCAACGCGGCGGTGAAGGACATCATCAAGAGCCAGTTCAAGAGCGAGTCGCGGAACCCCGCGTACGAAAAGTTCGAGGCGATCCTCGCGGCGTATCGCGAGAAGGACGCCAAGTCGTTCAACGCGGCGATCGACGACTACATGGCCTATCTGAAGGCCGGGGAGTACCCGGGGCTGGATCTGCCGAAGTCCGAGTTCGAGGCGTCGTTCAATCGCTTTGCCCCGTTCTTCCTGTCGCGCTGGCTGTATGTGTTTGCGTTCGTGCTGGCGGCCTTTGGCTGGCTGACGCTGCCGAAGACCTTCACGCGGGCGGCGGTGTGGCTGACGATTCTGATTCTGATGCTGCATACGTACGCGCTGGTGGGCCGGATCTACATTTCCGGACGACCGCCGGTCACGAACCTGTATTCGTCCGCGGTCTTCATCGGCTGGGGCGGAGCGGTGCTGGCGCTGATTCTGGAACGGATCTTCCGCAACGGACTCGGCGTCGTCGTGGCGACCGTCGCCGGCTTCCTGAGCCTGGGCGTCGCGGAACACCTCGCCTCGGACGGCACCGATACCTTCGCCGTGCTGCAGGCGGTGCTCGACACGCAGTTCTGGCTGTCGACCCACGTCGTCTGCATTACGCTCGGCTACTCGACCACGTACCTGGCGGGGCTGCTCGGCGTATTGTTCGTCGGCCTGGGAGTCTGCACGCCGCTGCTGAACGGCAAATTGTCCCGCGATCTCGTGCGGATGATCTACGGCACGCTCTGCTTCTCGATCTTCTTCAGCTTCGTGGGAACCGTGCTGGGGGGACTGTGGGCGGACGATTCGTGGGGCCGTTTCTGGGGCTGGGATCCCAAAGAGAACGGCGCGCTGATCATCGTCCTGTGGAACGCCCTCTGCCTGCACGCCCGCTGGGGCGGCATGGTGAAAGATCGGGGGCTGGCGCTGCTGGCGGTGGCGGGAAACATCGCCGTGAGCTGGTCGTGGTTCGGCGTCAACGAACTGGGCGTCGGCCTGCACTCGTACGGCTTCCGCGAGGGCCTGCTGATGTGGCTGGGCGTCTTTGTCCTGTCGCAGCTCGCCGTCATCGGACTGGGCAGCATCCCCCGCCAGTACTGGCTGAGCCGGAAGTCGGCGGACTGA
- a CDS encoding sugar phosphate isomerase/epimerase family protein translates to MSFPAQPPTPATSLNRRQWFGAAFAGASAVTLAGTSPLLAATPPVRNGKSHMKLSLAAYSFNRMLLKNWLPEQITGAKFTLEQFIDFCAEQQLDGTELTSYYFPKDPNDDYLVSLKERTFRLGLDVSGTAIGNDFCVAAADARKKQLDDCRAWIDRAAVLGAPVIRIFAGNVPKGDSEDAARERCIDGINQALDHAAKRGVFLALENHGGITATPEQLLKIVAGVKSSPWFGINFDGGNFHTDDPYRDLEKIAPYAINAQVKVEVMPNNGPKQPADLARMVKILRDANYRGYVVLEYEAAEDPFVAVPKHLQQLRELIHA, encoded by the coding sequence ATGTCATTCCCCGCTCAACCTCCTACCCCCGCCACTTCCCTCAATCGACGTCAGTGGTTCGGAGCCGCATTCGCCGGCGCGTCGGCGGTCACACTCGCCGGGACCTCGCCGCTCCTCGCCGCGACCCCGCCCGTCCGCAACGGCAAGTCGCACATGAAGCTCAGCCTGGCGGCGTACTCCTTCAATCGGATGCTGCTGAAGAACTGGCTCCCCGAGCAGATCACCGGCGCCAAGTTCACGCTGGAGCAGTTCATCGACTTCTGCGCCGAGCAGCAGCTCGACGGGACCGAGCTGACCTCGTATTACTTCCCCAAAGATCCGAACGACGACTATCTGGTCAGCCTGAAGGAACGGACCTTCCGCCTTGGGCTCGATGTCTCCGGCACCGCGATCGGCAATGACTTCTGCGTCGCCGCCGCCGACGCCCGCAAGAAACAGCTCGACGACTGCCGGGCCTGGATCGATCGCGCCGCCGTCCTCGGAGCGCCCGTCATCCGGATCTTCGCCGGCAACGTCCCCAAGGGGGACTCCGAAGACGCCGCCCGCGAACGCTGCATCGACGGCATCAACCAGGCCCTCGACCACGCCGCCAAACGAGGCGTCTTCCTGGCCCTCGAAAACCACGGCGGAATCACCGCGACGCCGGAGCAGCTCCTGAAAATCGTTGCCGGCGTCAAATCCTCGCCGTGGTTCGGGATCAACTTCGACGGCGGGAACTTCCACACCGACGATCCCTATCGCGACCTCGAAAAGATCGCCCCCTACGCGATCAACGCACAGGTCAAGGTCGAGGTCATGCCCAACAACGGCCCCAAGCAGCCGGCCGACCTCGCCCGCATGGTCAAAATCCTCCGCGACGCCAACTACCGCGGCTACGTCGTCCTGGAGTACGAAGCCGCCGAAGACCCGTTCGTCGCGGTGCCGAAGCACCTTCAACAGCTCAGAGAGCTGATTCACGCCTGA
- a CDS encoding DUF5658 family protein: MPSRKPPPASVWQDVKRLAGALRHEHEISLFILVSLFDILMTWILLSRPKDSGGVYFNESNPVAQFFLHHWGLKGMIYFKFFMVGFVCAIAEIVAHYRPRTGKFILQLGIAVVSVVVIYSLTLLLRAEQGGGAMPVLD; encoded by the coding sequence ATGCCTTCCCGCAAACCACCCCCCGCCTCCGTCTGGCAGGACGTCAAGCGTCTGGCGGGGGCGTTGCGTCACGAGCACGAGATCTCGCTGTTCATCCTGGTCAGCCTGTTCGACATCCTGATGACCTGGATCCTGCTCTCCCGGCCGAAAGACTCAGGGGGAGTCTACTTCAACGAGTCCAACCCCGTCGCGCAGTTCTTCCTGCATCACTGGGGTCTGAAGGGGATGATCTACTTCAAGTTCTTCATGGTCGGCTTCGTCTGCGCGATCGCCGAAATCGTGGCCCACTACCGCCCCAGGACGGGAAAGTTCATCCTGCAGCTCGGCATCGCTGTGGTCTCGGTCGTCGTGATCTACAGCCTTACACTGCTGCTCCGCGCCGAACAAGGCGGCGGTGCGATGCCTGTTCTCGACTGA
- a CDS encoding sialidase family protein: MRQHHRRDWLKLAGAGLAAGLWGRGAYAAATIEDRRIISWKPPLYHGWPTLARRKNGELLLAFSGGRETHVCPFGRLELMRSKDNGLTWGWPQVIYDGPIDDRDAGVVETAQGSLLMTTFTSLAYQPILEKAEKIPAGQPGAWDPHLLAEWQAVHGRLTAEQRQQELGCWMLRSTDGGVNWSARYRVPVDSPHGPVALTNGDVLYPGVALWTPERKVGVCLSKDDGVSWDWIADMPTRPGDDPLQYHELHAVEAADGTLICHIRNHNKPNAQETLQSESSDGGKTWSTPHAIGVWGLPSHLLRLRDGRLLMSYGYRRKPFGNQARLSEDHGKTWGEPVTLSDDGAGGDLGYPSTVECDDGTLVTVWYEKLKDSPLAQLRQARWRLG; encoded by the coding sequence ATGCGGCAACATCATCGGCGGGACTGGCTCAAGCTGGCGGGTGCGGGACTGGCGGCAGGACTCTGGGGGCGGGGAGCCTACGCCGCGGCGACGATCGAGGACCGCCGGATCATCAGTTGGAAGCCGCCGCTCTATCACGGCTGGCCGACGCTGGCCCGGCGGAAGAATGGCGAGTTGCTGCTGGCGTTCTCCGGCGGACGGGAAACGCACGTCTGTCCGTTCGGTCGACTGGAGCTGATGCGGTCGAAAGACAACGGTCTGACCTGGGGCTGGCCGCAGGTGATCTATGACGGACCAATCGACGACCGCGATGCTGGGGTCGTCGAGACGGCGCAGGGCTCGCTGCTGATGACGACGTTCACGTCGCTGGCCTATCAGCCGATTCTGGAGAAGGCGGAGAAGATTCCCGCCGGTCAGCCGGGAGCGTGGGATCCGCACCTGCTGGCGGAGTGGCAGGCGGTGCACGGTCGGCTGACGGCCGAGCAGCGGCAGCAGGAACTGGGCTGCTGGATGCTCCGTTCGACGGACGGCGGCGTGAACTGGTCGGCCCGCTATCGCGTCCCGGTCGACAGCCCGCACGGGCCGGTGGCGCTGACGAACGGCGACGTGCTGTATCCGGGGGTGGCGTTGTGGACGCCCGAGCGGAAGGTCGGCGTCTGCCTGTCGAAGGATGACGGCGTCTCGTGGGACTGGATTGCGGACATGCCGACCCGGCCGGGGGACGATCCGCTGCAGTATCATGAGCTGCACGCGGTCGAGGCGGCGGACGGGACGCTGATCTGCCACATCCGCAATCACAACAAGCCGAACGCCCAGGAAACGCTGCAGAGCGAGTCGAGCGACGGCGGCAAGACGTGGTCGACGCCGCACGCGATCGGCGTGTGGGGGTTGCCGTCACATCTGCTCCGGCTGCGGGACGGCCGGCTGCTGATGAGCTACGGCTATCGACGGAAGCCGTTCGGCAATCAGGCGCGACTCAGCGAAGACCATGGGAAGACGTGGGGCGAGCCGGTCACGCTGTCGGACGATGGCGCCGGCGGCGACCTGGGGTATCCGTCCACGGTCGAGTGCGACGACGGCACGCTGGTGACGGTCTGGTACGAGAAGCTGAAAGATTCGCCGCTGGCCCAGTTGCGTCAGGCCCGCTGGCGGCTGGGGTGA